The following are encoded together in the Phyllopteryx taeniolatus isolate TA_2022b chromosome 21, UOR_Ptae_1.2, whole genome shotgun sequence genome:
- the tmem170b gene encoding transmembrane protein 170B, which produces MSTNRDYSVNLSVQQVLSLWVQGTTLQHFTEMWYWVFLWCLFSSLFVHGAVGLLMFVMLQRHKRGRLITVVLVSVGFLASLSGGVITSAAIAGVYRVAGKDMAPLEALLLGVGQTSLSVVISFSRILATL; this is translated from the exons ATGTCAACAAACAGGGATTATTCTGTTAATCTATCGGTGCAGCAAGTGCTGAGTCTTTGGGTGCAAGGGACGACGTTGCAGCACTTCACAG AGATGTGGTACTGGGTGTTCCTGTGGTGTCTCTTCTCCTCACTCTTCGTCCACGGGGCGGTGGGGCTGCTCATGTTTGTCATGCTGCAACGCCACAAGCGGGGTCGTCTCATCACCGTCGTGCTGGTCAGCGTGGGTTTCCTAGCTTCCCTCTCTGGAGGCGTCATCACCA GCGCAGCAATAGCGGGCGTGTACCGCGTGGCAGGGAAGGACATGGCACCGCTGGAGGCTCTGCTTCTTGGTGTGGGCCAAACCAGCCTCTCCGTCGTCATATCCTTCTCACGCATCCTGGCCACACTATGA